In the Oncorhynchus nerka isolate Pitt River linkage group LG2, Oner_Uvic_2.0, whole genome shotgun sequence genome, one interval contains:
- the LOC115134034 gene encoding NGFI-A-binding protein 1-like isoform X2, protein MAAALPRTLGELQLYRILQRANLLYYYEAFIQQGGDDVQQLCEAGEEEFLEIMALVGMASKPLHVRRLQKSLRDWVTNPTLFNQPLTSVPVCSIPVYKLPEGSPTSVGAERGGNNSARGETHVKVPKIIAATCLDPGKLEVARDRVSGGSPLQSGSEGRFWSGHSNDSEQSLSPSDRGSPSSPREGLEALDAAALQSVLECVDRITPALSKSDPTEVKEQLKTNKKLAKMISHIFDMSDDDPRRAEEVRKYSAIYGRFDSKRRDGKQLTLHELTVNEAAAQLCMRDVVLLTRRDELFGLARQISREVTYKYTYRTSKSRCGDRDEPSPKRIKTEENFFDIQEALQAIHMRQGILREQLACAKSKGEEIVGRNLQVQLDRLLARQMEILHDAAVQERLHALDWRIPAGALKYLSEAPGTNGTSVDKSTEHQDERPMNLRVPSKSVAEGELPLGKQLANELKRFHNNHNTDEAKAPATENGSSHQAPNHTDRKTIKSEPEDST, encoded by the exons ATGGCGGCAGCGTTGCCCAGAACACTGGGGGAGCTGCAGCTCTACCGAATCCTCCAGAGGGCCAACCTGCTGTACTACTACGAGGCCTTCATCCAGCAGGGAGGAGATGACGTGCAGCAGCTCTGTGAGGCCGGGGAGGAGGAGTTCCTAGAGATTATGGCTCTGGTGGGCATGGCTAGCAAGCCCCTGCACGTCCGGAGGCTCCAGAAATCCCTGCGAGACTGGGTCACCAATCCAACGTTGTTTAATCAGCCCCTGACATCTGTACCGGTGTGTAGTATACCAGTCTATAAGTTACCCGAGGGGTCACCCACGTCAGTCGGCGCGGAGCGAGGGGGTAACAACAGCGCCCGTGGCGAGACCCATGTCAAGGTTCCCAAAATCATAGCTGCGACATGTCTGGATCCAGGAAAGCTGGAAGTGGCCAGGGACAGAGTGTCAGGGGGGTCTCCACTGCAGAGCGGCAGCGAGGGGCGCTTCTGGTCGGGTCACAGCAACGACAGCGAACAGAGCCTCTCTCCGTCCGACCGGGGGTCTCCGTCGTCCCCCCGAGAGGGTCTGGAGGCACTTGACGCTGCAGCTTTGCagtctgtcctggagtgtgtggACCGGATAACCCCGGCCCTGTCCAAGAGCGACCCCACAGAGGTCAAAGAGCAGCTGAAGACCAATAAGAAACTTGCTAAGATGATTAGCCACATCTTTGATATGAGTGATGATGATCCAAGGAGAGCGGAGGAGGTCAGGAAGTATAGCGCCATCTACGGACGCTTCGACTCGAAGAGGAGGGACGGCAAACAACTGACGCTTCATGAG CTGACAGTGAACGAAGCAGCAGCCCAGCTGTGTATGAGAGACGTGGTGCTACTGACCCGTAGAGACGAGCTGTTTGGTCTGGCCAGGCAGATCTCCAGAGAGGTCACCTACAAATACACCTACAGGACCAGCAA GTCTCGCTGCGGCGACAGAGATGAGCCGTCTCCTAAAAGAATCAAGACAGAGGAGAACTTCTTTGACATCCAGGAGGCTCTGCAGGCCATCCACATGAGACAGGGCATACTGAGAGAACAGCTAGCCTGCGCCAAGTCCAAAGGAGAGGAGATAGTTGGGAGAAACCTTCAG GTGCAGTTGGACCGTCTGTTAGCCAGACAGATGGAGATCCTCCATGATGCCGCGGTACAGGAGAGGTTACACGCTCTGGACTGGAGGATACCTGCAGGGGCTTTGAAATACCTCAGCGAGGCTCCAGGCACCAACGGCACGTCGGTAGACAAAAGCACAGAGCACCAAG ACGAGCGACCAATGAACTTGCGGGTGCCCAGTAAGAGTGTGGCGGAGGGGGAGCTTCCCCTGGGGAAGCAGCTAGCCAATGAGCTCAAACGATTCCATAACAACCATAACACAGATGAGGCCAAAGCACCAGCAACAG AAAATGGATCCTCGCATCAAGCGCCCAACCACACTGACAGAAAGACCATCAAATCAGAACCAGAGGATTCCACATAG
- the LOC115134034 gene encoding NGFI-A-binding protein 1-like isoform X1, which translates to MAAALPRTLGELQLYRILQRANLLYYYEAFIQQGGDDVQQLCEAGEEEFLEIMALVGMASKPLHVRRLQKSLRDWVTNPTLFNQPLTSVPVCSIPVYKLPEGSPTSVGAERGGNNSARGETHVKVPKIIAATCLDPGKLEVARDRVSGGSPLQSGSEGRFWSGHSNDSEQSLSPSDRGSPSSPREGLEALDAAALQSVLECVDRITPALSKSDPTEVKEQLKTNKKLAKMISHIFDMSDDDPRRAEEVRKYSAIYGRFDSKRRDGKQLTLHELTVNEAAAQLCMRDVVLLTRRDELFGLARQISREVTYKYTYRTSKSRCGDRDEPSPKRIKTEENFFDIQEALQAIHMRQGILREQLACAKSKGEEIVGRNLQVQLDRLLARQMEILHDAAVQERLHALDWRIPAGALKYLSEAPGTNGTSVDKSTEHQGNDERPMNLRVPSKSVAEGELPLGKQLANELKRFHNNHNTDEAKAPATENGSSHQAPNHTDRKTIKSEPEDST; encoded by the exons ATGGCGGCAGCGTTGCCCAGAACACTGGGGGAGCTGCAGCTCTACCGAATCCTCCAGAGGGCCAACCTGCTGTACTACTACGAGGCCTTCATCCAGCAGGGAGGAGATGACGTGCAGCAGCTCTGTGAGGCCGGGGAGGAGGAGTTCCTAGAGATTATGGCTCTGGTGGGCATGGCTAGCAAGCCCCTGCACGTCCGGAGGCTCCAGAAATCCCTGCGAGACTGGGTCACCAATCCAACGTTGTTTAATCAGCCCCTGACATCTGTACCGGTGTGTAGTATACCAGTCTATAAGTTACCCGAGGGGTCACCCACGTCAGTCGGCGCGGAGCGAGGGGGTAACAACAGCGCCCGTGGCGAGACCCATGTCAAGGTTCCCAAAATCATAGCTGCGACATGTCTGGATCCAGGAAAGCTGGAAGTGGCCAGGGACAGAGTGTCAGGGGGGTCTCCACTGCAGAGCGGCAGCGAGGGGCGCTTCTGGTCGGGTCACAGCAACGACAGCGAACAGAGCCTCTCTCCGTCCGACCGGGGGTCTCCGTCGTCCCCCCGAGAGGGTCTGGAGGCACTTGACGCTGCAGCTTTGCagtctgtcctggagtgtgtggACCGGATAACCCCGGCCCTGTCCAAGAGCGACCCCACAGAGGTCAAAGAGCAGCTGAAGACCAATAAGAAACTTGCTAAGATGATTAGCCACATCTTTGATATGAGTGATGATGATCCAAGGAGAGCGGAGGAGGTCAGGAAGTATAGCGCCATCTACGGACGCTTCGACTCGAAGAGGAGGGACGGCAAACAACTGACGCTTCATGAG CTGACAGTGAACGAAGCAGCAGCCCAGCTGTGTATGAGAGACGTGGTGCTACTGACCCGTAGAGACGAGCTGTTTGGTCTGGCCAGGCAGATCTCCAGAGAGGTCACCTACAAATACACCTACAGGACCAGCAA GTCTCGCTGCGGCGACAGAGATGAGCCGTCTCCTAAAAGAATCAAGACAGAGGAGAACTTCTTTGACATCCAGGAGGCTCTGCAGGCCATCCACATGAGACAGGGCATACTGAGAGAACAGCTAGCCTGCGCCAAGTCCAAAGGAGAGGAGATAGTTGGGAGAAACCTTCAG GTGCAGTTGGACCGTCTGTTAGCCAGACAGATGGAGATCCTCCATGATGCCGCGGTACAGGAGAGGTTACACGCTCTGGACTGGAGGATACCTGCAGGGGCTTTGAAATACCTCAGCGAGGCTCCAGGCACCAACGGCACGTCGGTAGACAAAAGCACAGAGCACCAAGGTAACG ACGAGCGACCAATGAACTTGCGGGTGCCCAGTAAGAGTGTGGCGGAGGGGGAGCTTCCCCTGGGGAAGCAGCTAGCCAATGAGCTCAAACGATTCCATAACAACCATAACACAGATGAGGCCAAAGCACCAGCAACAG AAAATGGATCCTCGCATCAAGCGCCCAACCACACTGACAGAAAGACCATCAAATCAGAACCAGAGGATTCCACATAG